Proteins from a genomic interval of Acinonyx jubatus isolate Ajub_Pintada_27869175 chromosome B4, VMU_Ajub_asm_v1.0, whole genome shotgun sequence:
- the WNT5B gene encoding protein Wnt-5b isoform X3, which yields MPSLLLLAAALLSSWAQLPAEASSWWSLAVNPVQRPEVFIIGAQPVCSQLPGLSPGQRKLCQLYQEHMAYIGEGAKTGIKECQYQFRQRRWNCSIVDNTSVFGRVMQIGSRETAFTYAVSAAGVVNAISRACREGELSTCGCSRTARPKDLPRDWLWGGCGDNVEYGYRFAKEFVDAREREKNFAKGSEEQGRVLMNLQNNEAGRRAVYKMADVACKCHGVSGSCSLKTCWLQLAEFRKVGDQLKEKYDSAAAMRITRKGKLELVNSRFNQPTPEDLVYVDPSPDYCLRNETTGSLGTQGRLCNKTSEGMDGCELMCCGRGYDQFKSVQVERCHCKFHWCCFVKCRKCTEIVDQYVCK from the exons ATGCCCAGTCTGCTGCTGCTCGCCGCTGCACTGCTGTCCAGCTGGGCTCAGCTTCCGGCCGAAGCCAGCTCCTGGTG GTCATTAGCTGTGAACCCGGTGCAGAGACCCGAGGTGTTTATCATCGGTGCCCAGCCCGTGTGCAGCCAGCTTCCCGGGCTGTCCCCTGGCCAGAGAAAGCTGTGCCAACTGTACCAGGAGCACATGGCCTACATAGGGGAGGGAGCCAAGACAGGCATCAAGGAATGCCAGTACCAGTTCCGGCAGAGGCGTTGGAACTGCAGCATCGTGGACAACACGTCTGTCTTTGGGAGAGTCATGCAGATAG GGAGCCGGGAGACGGCCTTCACCTACGCAGTGAGCGCGGCAGGCGTGGTGAACGCCATCAGCCGAGCGTGCCGCGAGGGTGAGCTCTCCACGTGTGGCTGCAGCCGGACAGCGCGGCCCAAGGACCTTCCCCGGGACTGGCTGTGGGGCGGCTGCGGGGACAATGTGGAATATGGCTACCGCTTTGCTAAGGAGTTCGTGGATGCCCGCGAGCGGGAGAAGAACTTTGCCAAGGGGTCGGAGGAGCAGGGCCGAGTACTCATGAACCTGCAGAACAATGAGGCGGGTCGGAGG GCTGTGTATAAGATGGCAGACGTGGCCTGCAAATGCCACGGCGTCTCAGGGTCCTGCAGCCTCAAGACGTGCTGGCTGCAGCTGGCCGAGTTCCGCAAGGTGGGGGACCAGCTGAAGGAGAAGTACGACAGCGCGGCCGCCATGCGCATCACCCGCAAAGGCAAGCTGGAGCTGGTCAACAGCCGCTTCAACCAGCCCACCCCGGAGGACCTGGTCTACGTGGACCCCAGCCCTGACTACTGCCTGCGCAACGAGACCACAGGCTCCCTGGGCACTCAGGGCCGCCTCTGCAACAAGACCTCGGAGGGCATGGACGGCTGCGAGCTCATGTGCTGTGGCCGTGGCTACGACCAGTTCAAGAGTGTCCAGGTGGAGCGCTGTCACTGCAAGTTCCACTGGTGCTGCTTCGTCAAGTGCAGGAAATGCACTGAGATCGTCGACCAGTACGTGTGCAAATAG
- the WNT5B gene encoding protein Wnt-5b isoform X2, protein MTRSTCRPLPESLETQGCGSSAGAPFQKPTAPGVFPGHWGGPRLRPTMPSLLLLAAALLSSWAQLPAEASSWWSLAVNPVQRPEVFIIGAQPVCSQLPGLSPGQRKLCQLYQEHMAYIGEGAKTGIKECQYQFRQRRWNCSIVDNTSVFGRVMQIGSRETAFTYAVSAAGVVNAISRACREGELSTCGCSRTARPKDLPRDWLWGGCGDNVEYGYRFAKEFVDAREREKNFAKGSEEQGRVLMNLQNNEAGRRAVYKMADVACKCHGVSGSCSLKTCWLQLAEFRKVGDQLKEKYDSAAAMRITRKGKLELVNSRFNQPTPEDLVYVDPSPDYCLRNETTGSLGTQGRLCNKTSEGMDGCELMCCGRGYDQFKSVQVERCHCKFHWCCFVKCRKCTEIVDQYVCK, encoded by the exons ATGACCCGAAGCACCTGCCGCCCCCTCCCGGAGAGCCTGGAGACCCAGGGCTGCGGGAGCAGTGCG GGAGCCCCATTTCAGAAGCCGACTGCCCCCGGGGTCTTCCCAGGGCACTGGGGAGGGCCGAGGCTGAGGCCGACCATGCCCAGTCTGCTGCTGCTCGCCGCTGCACTGCTGTCCAGCTGGGCTCAGCTTCCGGCCGAAGCCAGCTCCTGGTG GTCATTAGCTGTGAACCCGGTGCAGAGACCCGAGGTGTTTATCATCGGTGCCCAGCCCGTGTGCAGCCAGCTTCCCGGGCTGTCCCCTGGCCAGAGAAAGCTGTGCCAACTGTACCAGGAGCACATGGCCTACATAGGGGAGGGAGCCAAGACAGGCATCAAGGAATGCCAGTACCAGTTCCGGCAGAGGCGTTGGAACTGCAGCATCGTGGACAACACGTCTGTCTTTGGGAGAGTCATGCAGATAG GGAGCCGGGAGACGGCCTTCACCTACGCAGTGAGCGCGGCAGGCGTGGTGAACGCCATCAGCCGAGCGTGCCGCGAGGGTGAGCTCTCCACGTGTGGCTGCAGCCGGACAGCGCGGCCCAAGGACCTTCCCCGGGACTGGCTGTGGGGCGGCTGCGGGGACAATGTGGAATATGGCTACCGCTTTGCTAAGGAGTTCGTGGATGCCCGCGAGCGGGAGAAGAACTTTGCCAAGGGGTCGGAGGAGCAGGGCCGAGTACTCATGAACCTGCAGAACAATGAGGCGGGTCGGAGG GCTGTGTATAAGATGGCAGACGTGGCCTGCAAATGCCACGGCGTCTCAGGGTCCTGCAGCCTCAAGACGTGCTGGCTGCAGCTGGCCGAGTTCCGCAAGGTGGGGGACCAGCTGAAGGAGAAGTACGACAGCGCGGCCGCCATGCGCATCACCCGCAAAGGCAAGCTGGAGCTGGTCAACAGCCGCTTCAACCAGCCCACCCCGGAGGACCTGGTCTACGTGGACCCCAGCCCTGACTACTGCCTGCGCAACGAGACCACAGGCTCCCTGGGCACTCAGGGCCGCCTCTGCAACAAGACCTCGGAGGGCATGGACGGCTGCGAGCTCATGTGCTGTGGCCGTGGCTACGACCAGTTCAAGAGTGTCCAGGTGGAGCGCTGTCACTGCAAGTTCCACTGGTGCTGCTTCGTCAAGTGCAGGAAATGCACTGAGATCGTCGACCAGTACGTGTGCAAATAG
- the WNT5B gene encoding protein Wnt-5b isoform X1, with translation MRPGHRHLRQKLQTKAGCAPLLLSVLLAALPGPQRTGGKRGHPGRHRLIRRGFRGTRLAVAFTFLREVVLRRCKILALLSAIFLGAPFQKPTAPGVFPGHWGGPRLRPTMPSLLLLAAALLSSWAQLPAEASSWWSLAVNPVQRPEVFIIGAQPVCSQLPGLSPGQRKLCQLYQEHMAYIGEGAKTGIKECQYQFRQRRWNCSIVDNTSVFGRVMQIGSRETAFTYAVSAAGVVNAISRACREGELSTCGCSRTARPKDLPRDWLWGGCGDNVEYGYRFAKEFVDAREREKNFAKGSEEQGRVLMNLQNNEAGRRAVYKMADVACKCHGVSGSCSLKTCWLQLAEFRKVGDQLKEKYDSAAAMRITRKGKLELVNSRFNQPTPEDLVYVDPSPDYCLRNETTGSLGTQGRLCNKTSEGMDGCELMCCGRGYDQFKSVQVERCHCKFHWCCFVKCRKCTEIVDQYVCK, from the exons ATGCGTCCTGGGCACAGACATTTGAGGCAAAAGTTGCAGACCAAAGCTGGCTGTGCCCCACTGTTGCTGTCTGTGCTCCTGGCTGCCCTTCCAGGGCCACAGCGCACAGGAGGGAAAAGAGGCCACCCAGGAAGACACCGCCTCATCCGCAGGGGCTTTAGGGGCACACGGCTGGCTGTGGCTTTCACATTTCTCAGAGAAGTTGTCTTGAGAAGGTGCAAAATCCTCGCCCTTCTGTCTGCTATATTCCTG GGAGCCCCATTTCAGAAGCCGACTGCCCCCGGGGTCTTCCCAGGGCACTGGGGAGGGCCGAGGCTGAGGCCGACCATGCCCAGTCTGCTGCTGCTCGCCGCTGCACTGCTGTCCAGCTGGGCTCAGCTTCCGGCCGAAGCCAGCTCCTGGTG GTCATTAGCTGTGAACCCGGTGCAGAGACCCGAGGTGTTTATCATCGGTGCCCAGCCCGTGTGCAGCCAGCTTCCCGGGCTGTCCCCTGGCCAGAGAAAGCTGTGCCAACTGTACCAGGAGCACATGGCCTACATAGGGGAGGGAGCCAAGACAGGCATCAAGGAATGCCAGTACCAGTTCCGGCAGAGGCGTTGGAACTGCAGCATCGTGGACAACACGTCTGTCTTTGGGAGAGTCATGCAGATAG GGAGCCGGGAGACGGCCTTCACCTACGCAGTGAGCGCGGCAGGCGTGGTGAACGCCATCAGCCGAGCGTGCCGCGAGGGTGAGCTCTCCACGTGTGGCTGCAGCCGGACAGCGCGGCCCAAGGACCTTCCCCGGGACTGGCTGTGGGGCGGCTGCGGGGACAATGTGGAATATGGCTACCGCTTTGCTAAGGAGTTCGTGGATGCCCGCGAGCGGGAGAAGAACTTTGCCAAGGGGTCGGAGGAGCAGGGCCGAGTACTCATGAACCTGCAGAACAATGAGGCGGGTCGGAGG GCTGTGTATAAGATGGCAGACGTGGCCTGCAAATGCCACGGCGTCTCAGGGTCCTGCAGCCTCAAGACGTGCTGGCTGCAGCTGGCCGAGTTCCGCAAGGTGGGGGACCAGCTGAAGGAGAAGTACGACAGCGCGGCCGCCATGCGCATCACCCGCAAAGGCAAGCTGGAGCTGGTCAACAGCCGCTTCAACCAGCCCACCCCGGAGGACCTGGTCTACGTGGACCCCAGCCCTGACTACTGCCTGCGCAACGAGACCACAGGCTCCCTGGGCACTCAGGGCCGCCTCTGCAACAAGACCTCGGAGGGCATGGACGGCTGCGAGCTCATGTGCTGTGGCCGTGGCTACGACCAGTTCAAGAGTGTCCAGGTGGAGCGCTGTCACTGCAAGTTCCACTGGTGCTGCTTCGTCAAGTGCAGGAAATGCACTGAGATCGTCGACCAGTACGTGTGCAAATAG